A single window of Aphidius gifuensis isolate YNYX2018 linkage group LG1, ASM1490517v1, whole genome shotgun sequence DNA harbors:
- the LOC122855366 gene encoding DNA topoisomerase 1 isoform X2: MYRTCLSCVKILTSQLKYKINPLIIEEPLIALVTPISVRLYATVVKQKKASTKCRKWEEDNNKKKNKDGEKWTFLEHKGPVFAPDYEPLPSSVQFFYGDKEIKLSKDAEEVATFYARMIDHDYTSKDTFNDNFFADWQKVMTESEKKKITNLSKCNFRPMSDYFIQKTEERKAMSKEEKKKIKEKNDEMLKEYGFCTIDGHKEKIGNFKIEPPGLFRGRGEHPKMGRLKKRVIPEDVSINCSKDSIVPKPPAGHKWKDVRHDPTVTWLASWTENVQGQVKYVMLNPSSKLKGEKDMQKYEIARKLAKTIDKIRAEYREDWKSKEMRVRQRAVALYFIDKLALRAGNEKDGDEQADTVGCCSLRVEHIKLHEKLDDEENVVEFDFLGKDSIRYHNKVSVEKRVFKNLQLFKDNKQDGDDLFDRLDTTVLNKHLNTLMEGLTAKVFRTYNASWTLQEQLNKLTNEGDSIAEKILSYNRANRAVAVLCNHQRAEPKTFQKSMENLKAKIDAKKTAVKEAEKEVKEAKRDARQGGAGKDLYEKAKKKLERLQEQALKLDLQMTDRDENKTIALGTSKLNYLDPRISVAWCKKHDVPIEKIYNKTQRDKFRWAIDMAGADYVF, translated from the exons atgtatAGAACATGTTTGAGttgtgttaaaatattaactagtcaattaaaatataaaataaatccacTTATTATTGAAGAACCATTAATTGCATTGGTTACTCCAATAAGTGTGAGGTTATACGCGACAGTTGTTAAGCAAAAAAAAGCATCAACAAAATGTCGCAA GTGGGAAGaagacaacaataaaaaaaaaaataaagatggaGAAAAATGGACTTTTTTGGAGCACAAAGGACCAGTATTTGCACCAGATTATGAGCCATTACCATCAagtgtacaatttttttatggtgataaagaaataaaattatcaaaagatgCTGAAGAAGTTGCAACATTTTATGCTCGTATGATTGATCATGATTATACATCAAAAGAtacatttaatgataatttttttgctgattGGCAAAAAGTTATGACTGaatcagagaaaaaaaaaataacaaatcttagtaaatgtaattttagaCCAATGagtgattattttattcaaaaaactgaagaaagaaaagcaatgtcaaaggaagaaaaaaaaaaaattaaagaaaaaaatgatgaaatgtTAAAAGAATATGGTTTTTGTACAATTGATggacataaagaaaaaattggtaattttaaaatagaaccACCTGGTTTATTTCGTGGACGTGGTGAACATCCAAAAATGGGTAGATTAAAAAAACGTGTAATACCAGAAGATGTATCAATAAATTGTTCAAAAGATTCAATAGTACCAAAACCACCAGCAGGACATAAATGGAAAGATGTACGTCATGATCCAACAGTAACATGGTTAGCATCATGGACTGAAAATGTACAAGGACAAGTAAAATATGTTATGTTAAATCcatcaagtaaattaaaaggTGAAAAAGATAtgcaaaaatatgaaattgcTAGAAAATTAgctaaaacaattgataaaatacgTGCTGAATATCGTGAAGATTGGAAAAGTAAAGAAATGAGAGTACGTCAACGTGCTGTTgcactttattttattgataaacttGCATTAAGAGCTGGTAATGAAAAAGATGGTGATGAACAAGCTGATACTGTTGGTTGTTGTTCATTACGTGTTGaacatattaaattacatgaaaaattagatgatgaagaaaatgttgttgaatttgattttttggGTAAAGATTCAATAAGATATCATAATAAAGTATCTGTTGAAAAacgtgtatttaaaaatttacaattatttaaagataataaacaagatggtgatgatttatttgatcGTTTAGATACAActgtattaaataaacatcttAATACACTTATGGAAGGTTTAACTGCTAAAGTATTCAGAACATATAATGCATCTTGGACATTACAAGAacaacttaataaattaacaaatgaaggTGATTCAAttgctgaaaaaatattatcatataataGAGCTAATCGTGCTGTTGCTGTACTATGTAATCATCAACGTGCTGAGccaaaaacatttcaaaaatcaatggaaaatttaaaagctaAAATTGACGCTAAAAAAACAGCTGTTAAAGAAGCTGAAAAAGAAGTTAAAGAGGCTAAACGTGATGCTAGACAAGGAGGAGCAGGAAAAgatttatatgaaaaagcCAAGAAAAAACTTGAAAGATTACAAGAACAAGCACTTAAATTGGATTTACAAATGACTGAtagagatgaaaataaaacaattgcaTTGGGTACATCAAAGTTGAATTATTTGGATCCTAGAATTTCAGTTGCTTg gTGCAAAAAACATGATGttccaattgaaaaaatatacaacaaaacACAACGAGACAAATTCAGATGGGCGATAGATATGGCCGGTGCTGACTACGTCTTTTAA
- the LOC122855366 gene encoding DNA topoisomerase I, mitochondrial isoform X1, with translation MDLEQSSTQQNPDTEKGAKENSSAAGNHGDAHVNGMTNGYERQKEHKSEHRSKERSHKSEHRDKDKSRDKEKSRKSEHRDKDKDKDRHKHSSSSSKDNKDRHSSSNKDKDKDKEKKSSSSSSSKDHNKSSSSSSKDRDKSKDHHKSSSSKDKEKEKHHSSSSSSKDKDSSKSKDKDKDKHRHSSSHDKDKSSKDKDRKHSSDKDRHSSSHGDKNKSSEKDKHRHRHEKDKSKHKDERKQEVKEEPKIKEELEKTESFNNQQYQQQQQDIYNQVKNEQESMNNAEDDGNSSDENGLYIKEDDDEDIKQENNSQNSSDGNDTRLSDLHNTTIKSEESDEDVPLAARTASPHVKRQLDSSDEDVPLSARKKIKQETNKMKKKKKKRKRSSDDEDDSGDDFEEKTKKKAVKKEKPPASTPSPRKKKKEEEEVEVWKWWEEDNNKKKNKDGEKWTFLEHKGPVFAPDYEPLPSSVQFFYGDKEIKLSKDAEEVATFYARMIDHDYTSKDTFNDNFFADWQKVMTESEKKKITNLSKCNFRPMSDYFIQKTEERKAMSKEEKKKIKEKNDEMLKEYGFCTIDGHKEKIGNFKIEPPGLFRGRGEHPKMGRLKKRVIPEDVSINCSKDSIVPKPPAGHKWKDVRHDPTVTWLASWTENVQGQVKYVMLNPSSKLKGEKDMQKYEIARKLAKTIDKIRAEYREDWKSKEMRVRQRAVALYFIDKLALRAGNEKDGDEQADTVGCCSLRVEHIKLHEKLDDEENVVEFDFLGKDSIRYHNKVSVEKRVFKNLQLFKDNKQDGDDLFDRLDTTVLNKHLNTLMEGLTAKVFRTYNASWTLQEQLNKLTNEGDSIAEKILSYNRANRAVAVLCNHQRAEPKTFQKSMENLKAKIDAKKTAVKEAEKEVKEAKRDARQGGAGKDLYEKAKKKLERLQEQALKLDLQMTDRDENKTIALGTSKLNYLDPRISVAWCKKHDVPIEKIYNKTQRDKFRWAIDMAGADYVF, from the exons atggATCTCGAACAGTCATCAACCCAACAAAATCCTGACACA gaaaAGGGAGCAAAGGAGAATAGCAGTGCAGCCGGTAATCATGGAG atgCACATGTAAATGGTATGACAAATGGTTATGAACGCCAAAAAGAACATAAATCAGAGCATCGGAGTAAAGAACGTTCCCATAAATCAGAGCATCGTGATAAAGACAAGAGTCGtgacaaagaaaaaagtcGTAAGAGTGAACATCGTGACAAGGACAAAGATAAAGATCGTCATAAGCATAGTTCAAGTTCATCAAAGGATAATAAAGATAGACACAGTTCTAGtaataaagataaagataaagataaagaaaaaaaaagtagttcaTCATCTTCAAGTAAAGATCATAATAAGAGTAGTTCATCATCTAGCAAAGATCGTGATAAATCAAAAGATCATCACAAATCAAGCTCATCAAAagacaaagaaaaagaaaa acATCATTCaagttcatcatcatcaaaggACAAAGATAGTTCTAAATCAAAAGATAAAGACAAGGATAAACATCGGCATAGTTCATCACATGATAAAGACAAATCATCAAAGGATAAAGATCGTAAGCATTCTTCTGATAAAGATAGACATTCATCATCACatggtgataaaaataaatcatctgAAAAAGATAAACATCGTCATCGtcatgaaaaagataaaagtaAACATAAGGATGAACGTAAACAAGAGGTCAAAGAGGAGCCTAAAATCAAGGAGGAACTTGAAAAGActgaatcatttaataatcaacaatatcaacaacagcaacaagatatttataatcaagtgaaaaat gaaCAAGAATCAATGAATAATGCTGAAGATGATGGTAATTCTAGTGATGAAAATGGTCTTTATATTAAGGAAGATGACGATGAGGATATCAAGCAAGAAAATAACAGCCAAAATTCATCTGATGGAAATGACACGAGACTTTCTGATCTTCATAATACAACTATTAAATCTGAAGAATCTGACGAAGATGTTCCActg gcTGCTAGAACTGCTTCACCTCATGTTAAACGTCAACTTGATAGTAGTGATGAAGATGTACCATTATcagctagaaaaaaaattaaacaagaaacaaataaaatgaaaaaaaagaaaaaaaagagaaaacgTTCttctgatgatgaagatgatagTGGTGATGATTTTGAAGAG aaaactaaaaaaaaagcagttaaaaaagaaaaaccaccAGCATCAACACCAagtccaagaaaaaaaaagaaggaagaAGAAGAGGTTGAAGTATGGAAGTG GTGGGAAGaagacaacaataaaaaaaaaaataaagatggaGAAAAATGGACTTTTTTGGAGCACAAAGGACCAGTATTTGCACCAGATTATGAGCCATTACCATCAagtgtacaatttttttatggtgataaagaaataaaattatcaaaagatgCTGAAGAAGTTGCAACATTTTATGCTCGTATGATTGATCATGATTATACATCAAAAGAtacatttaatgataatttttttgctgattGGCAAAAAGTTATGACTGaatcagagaaaaaaaaaataacaaatcttagtaaatgtaattttagaCCAATGagtgattattttattcaaaaaactgaagaaagaaaagcaatgtcaaaggaagaaaaaaaaaaaattaaagaaaaaaatgatgaaatgtTAAAAGAATATGGTTTTTGTACAATTGATggacataaagaaaaaattggtaattttaaaatagaaccACCTGGTTTATTTCGTGGACGTGGTGAACATCCAAAAATGGGTAGATTAAAAAAACGTGTAATACCAGAAGATGTATCAATAAATTGTTCAAAAGATTCAATAGTACCAAAACCACCAGCAGGACATAAATGGAAAGATGTACGTCATGATCCAACAGTAACATGGTTAGCATCATGGACTGAAAATGTACAAGGACAAGTAAAATATGTTATGTTAAATCcatcaagtaaattaaaaggTGAAAAAGATAtgcaaaaatatgaaattgcTAGAAAATTAgctaaaacaattgataaaatacgTGCTGAATATCGTGAAGATTGGAAAAGTAAAGAAATGAGAGTACGTCAACGTGCTGTTgcactttattttattgataaacttGCATTAAGAGCTGGTAATGAAAAAGATGGTGATGAACAAGCTGATACTGTTGGTTGTTGTTCATTACGTGTTGaacatattaaattacatgaaaaattagatgatgaagaaaatgttgttgaatttgattttttggGTAAAGATTCAATAAGATATCATAATAAAGTATCTGTTGAAAAacgtgtatttaaaaatttacaattatttaaagataataaacaagatggtgatgatttatttgatcGTTTAGATACAActgtattaaataaacatcttAATACACTTATGGAAGGTTTAACTGCTAAAGTATTCAGAACATATAATGCATCTTGGACATTACAAGAacaacttaataaattaacaaatgaaggTGATTCAAttgctgaaaaaatattatcatataataGAGCTAATCGTGCTGTTGCTGTACTATGTAATCATCAACGTGCTGAGccaaaaacatttcaaaaatcaatggaaaatttaaaagctaAAATTGACGCTAAAAAAACAGCTGTTAAAGAAGCTGAAAAAGAAGTTAAAGAGGCTAAACGTGATGCTAGACAAGGAGGAGCAGGAAAAgatttatatgaaaaagcCAAGAAAAAACTTGAAAGATTACAAGAACAAGCACTTAAATTGGATTTACAAATGACTGAtagagatgaaaataaaacaattgcaTTGGGTACATCAAAGTTGAATTATTTGGATCCTAGAATTTCAGTTGCTTg gTGCAAAAAACATGATGttccaattgaaaaaatatacaacaaaacACAACGAGACAAATTCAGATGGGCGATAGATATGGCCGGTGCTGACTACGTCTTTTAA